In a single window of the Bactrocera dorsalis isolate Fly_Bdor chromosome 2, ASM2337382v1, whole genome shotgun sequence genome:
- the LOC105229597 gene encoding zinc finger protein 91 isoform X3, translating to MVSYQCRTCCEDNVGSFYSLQELLDYDRHPKKTVADFLWDIAKINNNTEVAKRLPQDICGECSRKLKNTYSFVLQAQAANKKLQATLYIENVKTYNTKELIDKQNDCLLESPIDIPIRQTEIKKEVAFEQGDEKSEQGDEGNEQFVNIGKNECEVVKTVDEIEQFVKDEVVADVNAGENDSDSISTGETSWYKEKDDSDGIENLSNLDNNLSEDNSDTPLLKRRRLGQLSTQTFECTFREDDGRYHCNKCPKDFAWKKDAKRHLLLHSNIYPYKCTECSRLFQRKDKFDKHMEVHSKREQRNSHKRKVHSKRNSEFEQMVLDSNLQPDINDSETSDDDSDQDKLLTKQQRSRRSSTKKPEFTYCNDDCRYHCNRCNKDFAWKKDVERHIKSHFGIFPFECIKCHHRFQRKDKFAEHLKIHAKREKSVRRPRPIQWNFAEHLYTEQRFLSVECKLCTEVIPNIKTLRQHMPTHNEVHTLHLDAESDVIKELFPNFNGDIIEIKENICKDIRHKLFAKYYAIVNAYGYEMALSDSDSENDSAREKYECELCHVKLGRKYQLFQHSKSDHSQDKLPHKCNVCKLEFVNTTIFEKHSRTQCRNKDRKYQCLKCPGKFVWVQNLQGHKCSNRLNVYVPKRPEQRKRNLLRCNFCDKTFRYATDLKRHQETHNLKSQSHVCPICSQPFLKAENLRQHLRQDHEQIKRRIECCLCGEKLKTLAELRVHLSRHSDGWTGIRYTEGQYFKIHWPQGCQGKEGEVERSIIIDFAGQNLTNYYSAVDESGNELDLYDSESDFETDKKQNGNPISIPYTCDLCGEVFFRRTRILQHQHSAHADGEDSFPHACCRCEKRFVCLGLLEQHYKRDCGNIYKRFDCKRCSARFVWEANLQQHMQRQHIDPEQQISRQLANKLQCDQCNKVFIWPKDLTRHKRIHMPDDEKFECLYCERKFYRKDHLQTHLKVHGSGGSMATTTAAASKRELIRKVNAVDPNLCRPNGCKCVQCKICLSKHTKIADLRTHILEHRTNVSLSQHVTSNSEISLLFYPDEAPMSRDLLMARMMADITAGQMDRFYSITNELGHEISISGSDTDDTDSESEPDESLYLAMGQNIRHPRRSIYSCDLCTITFTRKYKLFAHQVSDHNWDDAPHVCQHCQARFLCEKLLHSHYRHQCKNLLKRYVCRKCPQRFMWKENLKMHLRTMHPDSEEVKKCFAPSSYDCEECSRSFQMQKDLTRHMMTHRVDATVFPCLWCPRKFYRRSNLYLHIKRHGITSHQLSAAASHITACKGPNGIKQIYCRVCNIKFQKLSALRTHLRQETSAESSSHHNYYSQHNYSIMNELGYELDIDDSETDEDDNAKTYKCQMCGLVCKRRYEMSQHQLSVHKHEHITLKCDKCVFRTVTSDIMEHHMRTQCNNSEKLHQCTHCSYKFMWPENLDVHIKLVHPEERQKSVEVAEDVVATSRSEPVPLQEFHCDKCDSRYNRKDRLIAHMKKMHADGDVLSSSMNLGSAKISNEEKKQPKEKKFLCAFCGRAVSSSSNLIVHMRRHTGEKPFQCEFCDKAFPRSSDLACHRRTHTGEKPHRCTVCDKSFSRSYKLHTHMRIHSGERPYKCSFCEKSFTQSNDLALHVRRHTGERPYVCNICNEGFIQGTALKNHRTLRGHFEKEEIKYVSEVKKQPSSVLQLDEEGNSLILL from the exons ATGGTTTCATATCAATGTCGAACTTGTTGTGAGGATAATGTTGGCAGTTTCTATTCTCTTCAAGAACTGTTGGATTACGATCGTCACCCTAAAAAAACTGTAGCAGATTTCCTATGGGACATAGCTAAAATTAAT AATAACACTGAAGTTGCTAAACGTTTACCACAGGATATTTGTGGAGAGTGTTCACGTAAGCTTAAAAATACGTATTCATTTGTACTTCAAGCGCaagcagcaaataaaaaattacaagctACTTTGTacattgaaaatgttaaaacttATAATACTAAGGAACTAATAGATAAGCAGAATGACTGTTTATTGGAATCGCCCATTGATATACCTATTCGACAAACAGAAATTAAAAAGGAAGTCGCATTCGAGCAAGGAGATGAAAAAAGCGAGCAAGGAGATGAAGGCAATGAACAATTCGTTAACATCGGTAAAAATGAATGTGAAGTCGTGAAAACTGTGGATGAAATAGAACAGTTTGTAAAAGACGAAGTGGTCGCGGATGTAAATGCAGGAGAAAATGATTCCGATAGCATTAGTACAg GGGAAACTAGTTGGTACAAAGAAAAAGACGATAGTGATGGAATAGAAAATCTGAGTAATCTGGATAATAACTTGAG TGAAGATAATTCAGACACTCCATTATTGAAGCGACGTCGGCTTGGGCAGTTATCCACGCAGACCTTCGAATGTACATTTCGTGAGGATGATGGTCGGTATCATTGTAATAAATGTCCCAAAGATTTTGCATGGAAGAAAGACGCGAAACGGCATTTGCTGTTACATTCCAACATCTATCCATACAAATGCACAGAATGCAGCCGTCTCTTCCAGAGAAAGGATAAATTTGATAAACATATGGAAGTACATTCCAAACGAGAGCAAAGAAATTCACATAAAAGGAAAGTTCATTCCAAAAGAAATTCCG AATTTGAACAAATGGTATTAGATTCAAATTTACAACCCGATATAAATGATAGTGAAACTAGTGATGATGACAGTGATCAAGATAaact tctaacaaaacaacaaagaagTAGGCGGTCATCTACCAAAAAACCGGAATTCACCTATTGCAATGACGATTGTCGGTATCATTGTAACAGATGTAATAAAGATTTTGCTTGGAAAAAAGATGTAGAACGTCACATAAAAAGTCATTTCGGAATTTTTCCATTCGAATGTATCAAATGCCATCATCGCTTTCAGCGAAAAGATAAGTTTGCTGAACACTTAAAAATTCATGCAAAACGCGAGAAAAGCGTTCGTCGCCCTAGACCAATACAGTGGAATTTTGCTGAACATCTTTATACGGAGCAGCGATTTCTTTCGGTAGAGTGCAAACTTTGCACTGAGGTTATACCAAACATTAAAACTCTACGTCAACATATGCCAACACATAATGAGGTCCATACGTTACATTTAGACGCTGAAAGTGACGTGATTAAAGAGTTATTCCCCAATTTTAATGGTGACATAATAGAAATTAAGGAAAACATTTGCAAAGACATAAGGCATAAACTATTTGCGAAGTATTACGCAATTGTTAATGCGTATGGCTACGAAATGGCTTTGAGTGATTCTGATTCTGAAAATGATTCGGCTAGGGAGAAGTACGAATGCGAATTATGTCACGTAAAGTTGGGACGAAAATATCAGCTATTTCAACATTCAAAGTCGGACCACTCACAAGACAAACTTCCCCACAAATGCAACGTTTGCAAGTTGGAGTTTGTCAACACAACGATATTTGAGAAACATTCACGTACACAATGCAGAAATAAAGATCGAAAATACCAATGTCTCAAATGTCCGGGGAAATTTGTTTGGGTACAGAATCTTCAGGGCCATAAATGCTCTAATCGGCTAAATGTTTATGTACCGAAGCGTCCAGAACAGCGGAAAAGAAATTTATTGCGGTGCAATTTTTGTGATAAAACTTTTCGTTATGCTACGGACTTGAAACGACATCAAGAGACACATAACCTAAAGAGTCAGTCTCATGTGTGCCCCATCTGCAGCCAACCCTTTTTGAAAGCAGAAAATTTGCGTCAACATTTGCGACAGGATCACGAACAAATTAAACGACGTATCGAATGTTGCTTGTGTGGAGAGAAACTGAAGACTCTTGCTGAGCTTCGCGTTCATTTATCACGTCATTCGGATGGGTGGACTGGTATCAGATATACAGAAGGTCAATACTTTAAGATTCATTGGCCGCAAGGTTGTCAAGGAAAAGAAGGAGAGGTCGAACGTAGCATTATAATAGACTTTGCTGGACAAAATTTAACAAACTACTATTCGGCTGTTGATGAGAGTGGCAATGAGTTGGATTTGTATGATTCAGAGAGTGATTTTGAAACGGACAAAAAGCAAAACGGAAATCCAATATCAATACCCTATACGTGTGATTTGTGTGGTGAAGTTTTCTTCAGGAGAACACGTATCCTCCAGCATCAACATAGTGCACATGCTGATGGGGAAGACTCCTTCCCTCATGCTTGTTGTCGTTGTGAGAAACGTTTCGTTTGCTTGGGCTTATTAGAACAACACTATAAACGCGATTGTGGTAATATATATAAGAGATTCGATTGTAAACGATGTTCAGCACGATTTGTGTGGGAGGCAAACCTACAACAGCATATGCAACGGCAACACATTGATCCAGAGCAACAAATAAGTCGACAACTTGCCAATAAACTACAATGTGATCAATGTAATAAAGTGTTTATTTGGCCAAAGGATCTGACGCGACACAAACGCATACACATGCCCGATGATGAGAAGTTTGAATGTCTGTATTGTGAAAGAAAATTCTATCGAAAGGATCACTTGCAGACTCACTTAAAAGTTCATGGTTCCGGAGGGAGTATGGCCACGACAACAGCGGCTGCCAGCAAACGTGAGCTTATTCGCAAAGTAAATGCTGTCGATCCGAATCTCTGCCGGCCTAACGGCTGCAAATGtgttcaatgcaaaatatgcttATCCAAGCATACAAAAATTGCAGATTTGCGAACACATATCTTAGAACATCGGACAAATGTGTCATTGTCACAACATGTAACGTCGAATTCagaaatttctttacttttttatccAGATGAAGCGCCTATGTCGAGGGATTTACTAATGGCACGCATGATGGCTGATATTACAGCTGGCCAGATGGATCGATTTTATTCAATCACCAATGAATTGGGCCATGAGATAAGCATTAGCGGCTCCGACACCGACGACACTGATTCGGAGTCCGAACCTGATGAATCATTGTATCTTGCTATGGGGCAAAATATTCGGCATCCGAGGCGTTCAATATATAGTTGCGATTTGTGTACCATCACGTTCACGCGTAAGTACAAACTTTTTGCTCATCAAGTGAGCGATCATAATTGGGATGACGCTCCCCATGTATGTCAACATTGCCAGGCGCGTTTCTTGTGCGAGAAGCTGCTGCATTCGCATTATCGACACCAGTGCAAGAATTTATTGAAACGTTACGTGTGTCGCAAATGTCCTCAACGCTTTATGTGGAAGGAGAATCTGAAAATGCATTTACGCACAATGCACCCTGACAGCGAAGAGGTTAAGAAG tgttTTGCACCTAGTTCATATGATTGCGAGGAGTGCTCCAGAAGTTTTCAGATGCAGAAGGATCTCACGCGCCACATGATGACACATCGAGTCGATGCTACTGTATTTCCATGTTTATGGTGTCCACgtaaattttaccgaagaaGTAATTTATACTTGCACATCAAGAGGCATGGCATAACGTCACATCAGTTGAGTGCTGCCGCTTCTCATATTACTGCTTGTAAAGGGCCGAATGGCATAAAACAGATTTATTGTCGTGTTTgtaacataaaatttcaaaaattgtctGCACTACGCACTCATCTGCGGCAAGAGACGTCAGCAGAGTCATCGTCACACCATAATTACTATTCACAGCacaattattcaataatgaatgagTTGGGGTACGAGTTGGACATTGACGATTCAGAGACAGATGAGGACGATAATGCTAAAACATATAAATGTCAAATGTGCGGATTAGTTTGTAAAAGACGATATGAAATGAGCCAGCATCAGTTGTCAGTGCATAAGCACGAGCATATAACACTTAAATGTGATAAGTGTGTATTTAGAACCGTCACAAGT gaTATTATGGAACACCACATGCGCACACAATGCAATAATAGTGAAAAATTGCACCAATGCACGCACtgttcatataaatttatgtggCCTGAGAATTTGGACGTGCACATTAAGCTGGTTCATCCAGAAGAAAGACAAAAATCTGTTGAAGTTGCAGAAGATGTTGTGGCGACCTCCCGCAGTGAGCCTGTCCCGCTTCAAGAATTCCATTGCGATAAATGTGATAGCCGTTATAATCGCAAAGATCGCCTGATTgcacatatgaaaaaaatgcatGCGGACGGTGATGTCCTCAGCAGCAGTATGAATCTTGGCAGTGCCAAGATATCCAACGAAGAAAAAAAGCAACCTAAAGAAAAGAAGTTTCTTTGtgcattttgtgggcgtgcTGTGAGCTCCTCATCTAACTTGATTGTTCACATGAGACGCCACACAGGCGAGAAACCATTTCAGTGTGAATTTTGTGATAAAGCTTTTCCACGCTCATCTGATTTGGCATGCCATCGGCGTACACATACGGGTGAAAAACCCCATCGTTGCACAGTGTGTGACAAGTCGTTTTCACGCTCCTACAAGTTGCAtacgcacatgcgtatacattcTGGCGAAAGGCCGTACAAGTGTTCATTTTGCGAGAAAAGCTTTACACAATCTAATGATCTTGCTTTGCATGTACGTCGCCATACCGGAGAACGGCCATATGTGTGCAATATTTGCAATGAAGGTTTTATTCAAGGAACTGCGTTAAAAAATCATCGTACATTGCGCGGACATTTTGAAAAAGAGGAAATTAAATACGTTTCTGAGGTAAAGAAACAACCGAGCAGCGTATTGCAATTAGATGAGGAGGGTAATAGCTtaatacttttatga
- the LOC105229597 gene encoding zinc finger protein 91 isoform X2, whose product MVSYQCRTCCEDNVGSFYSLQELLDYDRHPKKTVADFLWDIAKINNNTEVAKRLPQDICGECSRKLKNTYSFVLQAQAANKKLQATLYIENVKTYNTKELIDKQNDCLLESPIDIPIRQTEIKKEVAFEQGDEKSEQGDEGNEQFVNIGKNECEVVKTVDEIEQFVKDEVVADVNAGENDSDSISTEGDVNTDPITTGETSWYKEKDDSDGIENLSNLDNNLSEDNSDTPLLKRRRLGQLSTQTFECTFREDDGRYHCNKCPKDFAWKKDAKRHLLLHSNIYPYKCTECSRLFQRKDKFDKHMEVHSKREQRNSHKRKVHSKRNSEFEQMVLDSNLQPDINDSETSDDDSDQDKLLTKQQRSRRSSTKKPEFTYCNDDCRYHCNRCNKDFAWKKDVERHIKSHFGIFPFECIKCHHRFQRKDKFAEHLKIHAKREKSVRRPRPIQWNFAEHLYTEQRFLSVECKLCTEVIPNIKTLRQHMPTHNEVHTLHLDAESDVIKELFPNFNGDIIEIKENICKDIRHKLFAKYYAIVNAYGYEMALSDSDSENDSAREKYECELCHVKLGRKYQLFQHSKSDHSQDKLPHKCNVCKLEFVNTTIFEKHSRTQCRNKDRKYQCLKCPGKFVWVQNLQGHKCSNRLNVYVPKRPEQRKRNLLRCNFCDKTFRYATDLKRHQETHNLKSQSHVCPICSQPFLKAENLRQHLRQDHEQIKRRIECCLCGEKLKTLAELRVHLSRHSDGWTGIRYTEGQYFKIHWPQGCQGKEGEVERSIIIDFAGQNLTNYYSAVDESGNELDLYDSESDFETDKKQNGNPISIPYTCDLCGEVFFRRTRILQHQHSAHADGEDSFPHACCRCEKRFVCLGLLEQHYKRDCGNIYKRFDCKRCSARFVWEANLQQHMQRQHIDPEQQISRQLANKLQCDQCNKVFIWPKDLTRHKRIHMPDDEKFECLYCERKFYRKDHLQTHLKVHGSGGSMATTTAAASKRELIRKVNAVDPNLCRPNGCKCVQCKICLSKHTKIADLRTHILEHRTNVSLSQHVTSNSEISLLFYPDEAPMSRDLLMARMMADITAGQMDRFYSITNELGHEISISGSDTDDTDSESEPDESLYLAMGQNIRHPRRSIYSCDLCTITFTRKYKLFAHQVSDHNWDDAPHVCQHCQARFLCEKLLHSHYRHQCKNLLKRYVCRKCPQRFMWKENLKMHLRTMHPDSEEVKKCFAPSSYDCEECSRSFQMQKDLTRHMMTHRVDATVFPCLWCPRKFYRRSNLYLHIKRHGITSHQLSAAASHITACKGPNGIKQIYCRVCNIKFQKLSALRTHLRQETSAESSSHHNYYSQHNYSIMNELGYELDIDDSETDEDDNAKTYKCQMCGLVCKRRYEMSQHQLSVHKHEHITLKCDKCVFRTVTSDIMEHHMRTQCNNSEKLHQCTHCSYKFMWPENLDVHIKLVHPEERQKSVEVAEDVVATSRSEPVPLQEFHCDKCDSRYNRKDRLIAHMKKMHADGDVLSSSMNLGSAKISNEEKKQPKEKKFLCAFCGRAVSSSSNLIVHMRRHTGEKPFQCEFCDKAFPRSSDLACHRRTHTGEKPHRCTVCDKSFSRSYKLHTHMRIHSGERPYKCSFCEKSFTQSNDLALHVRRHTGERPYVCNICNEGFIQGTALKNHRTLRGHFEKEEIKYVSEVKKQPSSVLQLDEEGNSLILL is encoded by the exons ATGGTTTCATATCAATGTCGAACTTGTTGTGAGGATAATGTTGGCAGTTTCTATTCTCTTCAAGAACTGTTGGATTACGATCGTCACCCTAAAAAAACTGTAGCAGATTTCCTATGGGACATAGCTAAAATTAAT AATAACACTGAAGTTGCTAAACGTTTACCACAGGATATTTGTGGAGAGTGTTCACGTAAGCTTAAAAATACGTATTCATTTGTACTTCAAGCGCaagcagcaaataaaaaattacaagctACTTTGTacattgaaaatgttaaaacttATAATACTAAGGAACTAATAGATAAGCAGAATGACTGTTTATTGGAATCGCCCATTGATATACCTATTCGACAAACAGAAATTAAAAAGGAAGTCGCATTCGAGCAAGGAGATGAAAAAAGCGAGCAAGGAGATGAAGGCAATGAACAATTCGTTAACATCGGTAAAAATGAATGTGAAGTCGTGAAAACTGTGGATGAAATAGAACAGTTTGTAAAAGACGAAGTGGTCGCGGATGTAAATGCAGGAGAAAATGATTCCGATAGCATTAGTACAg AAGGTGACGTAAACACAGATCCTATAACCACAGGGGAAACTAGTTGGTACAAAGAAAAAGACGATAGTGATGGAATAGAAAATCTGAGTAATCTGGATAATAACTTGAG TGAAGATAATTCAGACACTCCATTATTGAAGCGACGTCGGCTTGGGCAGTTATCCACGCAGACCTTCGAATGTACATTTCGTGAGGATGATGGTCGGTATCATTGTAATAAATGTCCCAAAGATTTTGCATGGAAGAAAGACGCGAAACGGCATTTGCTGTTACATTCCAACATCTATCCATACAAATGCACAGAATGCAGCCGTCTCTTCCAGAGAAAGGATAAATTTGATAAACATATGGAAGTACATTCCAAACGAGAGCAAAGAAATTCACATAAAAGGAAAGTTCATTCCAAAAGAAATTCCG AATTTGAACAAATGGTATTAGATTCAAATTTACAACCCGATATAAATGATAGTGAAACTAGTGATGATGACAGTGATCAAGATAaact tctaacaaaacaacaaagaagTAGGCGGTCATCTACCAAAAAACCGGAATTCACCTATTGCAATGACGATTGTCGGTATCATTGTAACAGATGTAATAAAGATTTTGCTTGGAAAAAAGATGTAGAACGTCACATAAAAAGTCATTTCGGAATTTTTCCATTCGAATGTATCAAATGCCATCATCGCTTTCAGCGAAAAGATAAGTTTGCTGAACACTTAAAAATTCATGCAAAACGCGAGAAAAGCGTTCGTCGCCCTAGACCAATACAGTGGAATTTTGCTGAACATCTTTATACGGAGCAGCGATTTCTTTCGGTAGAGTGCAAACTTTGCACTGAGGTTATACCAAACATTAAAACTCTACGTCAACATATGCCAACACATAATGAGGTCCATACGTTACATTTAGACGCTGAAAGTGACGTGATTAAAGAGTTATTCCCCAATTTTAATGGTGACATAATAGAAATTAAGGAAAACATTTGCAAAGACATAAGGCATAAACTATTTGCGAAGTATTACGCAATTGTTAATGCGTATGGCTACGAAATGGCTTTGAGTGATTCTGATTCTGAAAATGATTCGGCTAGGGAGAAGTACGAATGCGAATTATGTCACGTAAAGTTGGGACGAAAATATCAGCTATTTCAACATTCAAAGTCGGACCACTCACAAGACAAACTTCCCCACAAATGCAACGTTTGCAAGTTGGAGTTTGTCAACACAACGATATTTGAGAAACATTCACGTACACAATGCAGAAATAAAGATCGAAAATACCAATGTCTCAAATGTCCGGGGAAATTTGTTTGGGTACAGAATCTTCAGGGCCATAAATGCTCTAATCGGCTAAATGTTTATGTACCGAAGCGTCCAGAACAGCGGAAAAGAAATTTATTGCGGTGCAATTTTTGTGATAAAACTTTTCGTTATGCTACGGACTTGAAACGACATCAAGAGACACATAACCTAAAGAGTCAGTCTCATGTGTGCCCCATCTGCAGCCAACCCTTTTTGAAAGCAGAAAATTTGCGTCAACATTTGCGACAGGATCACGAACAAATTAAACGACGTATCGAATGTTGCTTGTGTGGAGAGAAACTGAAGACTCTTGCTGAGCTTCGCGTTCATTTATCACGTCATTCGGATGGGTGGACTGGTATCAGATATACAGAAGGTCAATACTTTAAGATTCATTGGCCGCAAGGTTGTCAAGGAAAAGAAGGAGAGGTCGAACGTAGCATTATAATAGACTTTGCTGGACAAAATTTAACAAACTACTATTCGGCTGTTGATGAGAGTGGCAATGAGTTGGATTTGTATGATTCAGAGAGTGATTTTGAAACGGACAAAAAGCAAAACGGAAATCCAATATCAATACCCTATACGTGTGATTTGTGTGGTGAAGTTTTCTTCAGGAGAACACGTATCCTCCAGCATCAACATAGTGCACATGCTGATGGGGAAGACTCCTTCCCTCATGCTTGTTGTCGTTGTGAGAAACGTTTCGTTTGCTTGGGCTTATTAGAACAACACTATAAACGCGATTGTGGTAATATATATAAGAGATTCGATTGTAAACGATGTTCAGCACGATTTGTGTGGGAGGCAAACCTACAACAGCATATGCAACGGCAACACATTGATCCAGAGCAACAAATAAGTCGACAACTTGCCAATAAACTACAATGTGATCAATGTAATAAAGTGTTTATTTGGCCAAAGGATCTGACGCGACACAAACGCATACACATGCCCGATGATGAGAAGTTTGAATGTCTGTATTGTGAAAGAAAATTCTATCGAAAGGATCACTTGCAGACTCACTTAAAAGTTCATGGTTCCGGAGGGAGTATGGCCACGACAACAGCGGCTGCCAGCAAACGTGAGCTTATTCGCAAAGTAAATGCTGTCGATCCGAATCTCTGCCGGCCTAACGGCTGCAAATGtgttcaatgcaaaatatgcttATCCAAGCATACAAAAATTGCAGATTTGCGAACACATATCTTAGAACATCGGACAAATGTGTCATTGTCACAACATGTAACGTCGAATTCagaaatttctttacttttttatccAGATGAAGCGCCTATGTCGAGGGATTTACTAATGGCACGCATGATGGCTGATATTACAGCTGGCCAGATGGATCGATTTTATTCAATCACCAATGAATTGGGCCATGAGATAAGCATTAGCGGCTCCGACACCGACGACACTGATTCGGAGTCCGAACCTGATGAATCATTGTATCTTGCTATGGGGCAAAATATTCGGCATCCGAGGCGTTCAATATATAGTTGCGATTTGTGTACCATCACGTTCACGCGTAAGTACAAACTTTTTGCTCATCAAGTGAGCGATCATAATTGGGATGACGCTCCCCATGTATGTCAACATTGCCAGGCGCGTTTCTTGTGCGAGAAGCTGCTGCATTCGCATTATCGACACCAGTGCAAGAATTTATTGAAACGTTACGTGTGTCGCAAATGTCCTCAACGCTTTATGTGGAAGGAGAATCTGAAAATGCATTTACGCACAATGCACCCTGACAGCGAAGAGGTTAAGAAG tgttTTGCACCTAGTTCATATGATTGCGAGGAGTGCTCCAGAAGTTTTCAGATGCAGAAGGATCTCACGCGCCACATGATGACACATCGAGTCGATGCTACTGTATTTCCATGTTTATGGTGTCCACgtaaattttaccgaagaaGTAATTTATACTTGCACATCAAGAGGCATGGCATAACGTCACATCAGTTGAGTGCTGCCGCTTCTCATATTACTGCTTGTAAAGGGCCGAATGGCATAAAACAGATTTATTGTCGTGTTTgtaacataaaatttcaaaaattgtctGCACTACGCACTCATCTGCGGCAAGAGACGTCAGCAGAGTCATCGTCACACCATAATTACTATTCACAGCacaattattcaataatgaatgagTTGGGGTACGAGTTGGACATTGACGATTCAGAGACAGATGAGGACGATAATGCTAAAACATATAAATGTCAAATGTGCGGATTAGTTTGTAAAAGACGATATGAAATGAGCCAGCATCAGTTGTCAGTGCATAAGCACGAGCATATAACACTTAAATGTGATAAGTGTGTATTTAGAACCGTCACAAGT gaTATTATGGAACACCACATGCGCACACAATGCAATAATAGTGAAAAATTGCACCAATGCACGCACtgttcatataaatttatgtggCCTGAGAATTTGGACGTGCACATTAAGCTGGTTCATCCAGAAGAAAGACAAAAATCTGTTGAAGTTGCAGAAGATGTTGTGGCGACCTCCCGCAGTGAGCCTGTCCCGCTTCAAGAATTCCATTGCGATAAATGTGATAGCCGTTATAATCGCAAAGATCGCCTGATTgcacatatgaaaaaaatgcatGCGGACGGTGATGTCCTCAGCAGCAGTATGAATCTTGGCAGTGCCAAGATATCCAACGAAGAAAAAAAGCAACCTAAAGAAAAGAAGTTTCTTTGtgcattttgtgggcgtgcTGTGAGCTCCTCATCTAACTTGATTGTTCACATGAGACGCCACACAGGCGAGAAACCATTTCAGTGTGAATTTTGTGATAAAGCTTTTCCACGCTCATCTGATTTGGCATGCCATCGGCGTACACATACGGGTGAAAAACCCCATCGTTGCACAGTGTGTGACAAGTCGTTTTCACGCTCCTACAAGTTGCAtacgcacatgcgtatacattcTGGCGAAAGGCCGTACAAGTGTTCATTTTGCGAGAAAAGCTTTACACAATCTAATGATCTTGCTTTGCATGTACGTCGCCATACCGGAGAACGGCCATATGTGTGCAATATTTGCAATGAAGGTTTTATTCAAGGAACTGCGTTAAAAAATCATCGTACATTGCGCGGACATTTTGAAAAAGAGGAAATTAAATACGTTTCTGAGGTAAAGAAACAACCGAGCAGCGTATTGCAATTAGATGAGGAGGGTAATAGCTtaatacttttatga